The following proteins are co-located in the Labrys monachus genome:
- the yddG gene encoding aromatic amino acid exporter YddG, whose amino-acid sequence MSSKLLATLTGLIAILLWAVLALTTALTYRIPAFELLGLTFAVATAMGAASWPFRPGAAAALRQPPAVWALGVGGLFGYHAVYFAALKRAPPAEASLIAYLWPLLIVLFSAMLPGERLRWYHVAGAALGFAGVLALGLAKGAAGFDAAHAPGYALALACAFIWSGYSVLSRRFKAVPTDAVVGFCGVTCVLAFACHLLLEETVWPDGTEWLAILGLGLGPVGLAFYAWDRGVKHGDIRLLGVASYATPVLSTLILVAVGFAAPTLALGLAVLLIVGGALLASRDQILAARKPAETALDAGGSGRADQLGERPIP is encoded by the coding sequence ATGTCGTCCAAGCTGCTTGCCACCCTCACGGGATTGATCGCCATCCTGCTCTGGGCCGTCCTCGCCCTGACGACCGCCCTCACCTACCGCATTCCCGCCTTCGAGCTGCTCGGCCTGACCTTCGCCGTCGCCACCGCGATGGGCGCCGCCTCCTGGCCGTTCCGCCCGGGCGCCGCGGCGGCCCTGCGCCAGCCCCCGGCGGTGTGGGCGCTCGGCGTCGGTGGCCTGTTCGGCTATCACGCGGTCTATTTCGCGGCGCTGAAGCGGGCGCCGCCGGCCGAGGCCAGCCTGATCGCCTATCTCTGGCCGCTCCTCATCGTGCTGTTCTCGGCGATGCTGCCGGGCGAAAGGCTGCGCTGGTACCATGTCGCCGGCGCGGCGCTCGGCTTTGCCGGCGTGCTGGCGCTCGGGCTCGCAAAGGGCGCCGCGGGGTTCGACGCCGCGCATGCGCCCGGCTACGCGCTGGCCCTGGCCTGCGCCTTCATCTGGTCCGGCTATTCGGTGCTCTCGCGCCGGTTCAAGGCGGTGCCGACCGACGCGGTGGTCGGCTTCTGCGGCGTCACCTGCGTCCTCGCCTTCGCCTGCCACCTGCTGCTCGAGGAGACGGTATGGCCGGACGGCACCGAGTGGCTCGCCATTCTCGGCCTGGGGCTCGGCCCGGTGGGCCTGGCCTTCTACGCCTGGGACCGCGGCGTCAAGCATGGCGACATCCGCCTCCTCGGCGTCGCCTCCTATGCCACGCCCGTGCTCTCGACCCTCATCCTCGTCGCCGTCGGCTTCGCCGCGCCGACGCTGGCGCTCGGCCTGGCGGTGCTGCTGATCGTCGGCGGTGCGCTGCTGGCCTCGCGCGACCAGATCCTGGCGGCGAGGAAGCCGGCTGAAACGGCCCTGGACGCCGGCGGAAGCGGCCGGGCCGATCAGCTCGGCGAAAGGCCGATCCCGTAG
- a CDS encoding group III truncated hemoglobin, translated as MDAIPSPDEPAVTEAMIATLVHTFYARVRADDLIGPLFDARVGDWDDHLAKLCAFWSSIVLRTGRYDGRPLRPHLSMPLQGRHFDRWLDLFERTALDVLGRQAALLFIDRARRIADSFDMAVGTQQGEVRTPRHQARPQPA; from the coding sequence ATGGATGCCATCCCGAGCCCGGACGAGCCGGCCGTCACCGAGGCGATGATCGCCACGCTCGTGCACACCTTCTACGCCCGGGTGCGGGCGGACGACCTGATCGGCCCCCTCTTCGATGCCAGGGTCGGCGACTGGGACGACCATCTCGCCAAGCTGTGCGCGTTCTGGTCGTCGATCGTCCTGCGCACCGGCCGCTATGACGGCCGGCCTCTGCGCCCGCATCTGTCGATGCCGCTGCAGGGGCGGCATTTCGACCGCTGGCTCGATCTTTTCGAGCGCACCGCGCTCGACGTGCTCGGGCGGCAGGCGGCCCTGCTGTTCATCGACCGCGCCCGCCGCATCGCCGACAGCTTCGACATGGCGGTCGGCACCCAGCAGGGCGAGGTCCGCACGCCCCGCCACCAGGCCCGGCCGCAGCCGGCCTGA
- a CDS encoding tetratricopeptide repeat protein: MRRWPLLTILLAAAGGIASPARAVDWNGCQSPTAAISIAACTDIIASDGQSQREKAAAYRNRGLAYDGEGDHERAIADYTSSIQLKPDFADAYNSRGYAYSEKGDLDNAIADYTQAIGYKPDLILALDNRGLAYESRGLHDLAIADYTKAIGYQPGNAWIYDYRGTAYDNKGAHDRAIADYTKAIKLDPKFAVAYNDRSLVYEAKGEHDKALADLNMAIALKPDYHDAYMQRGMISVNKGSFEQGAFDYGKAAELRPADPYPYKGRGDAYYDMKLYAKAVEDFSKALELKPDYAYAAYDRGLAYAALGLKDKALQDMRMAARLIPAGDAFNAYALTEIAKLEAAPAAVPAAPAPVPQDGTRVALVIGNSSYRSVGLLPNPAKDAELVGAALRNAGVGDVTVVHDLDHDGMIAALRAFARKADQADWAMIYYAGHGMEMDGKNYLIPVDARLESDRDVADETVSLDRMMSAIEGAHRLKLVVLDACRNNPFASQMKMTSAARAIDRGLSRVEPASATLVVYAAKEGTTAQDGNRGDSPFALAFAKRIVEPGVEINKVFRFVTRDVLSDTGNQQEPFVYGSLPPDDFIFVPAK; encoded by the coding sequence ATGCGCAGATGGCCTTTGCTGACGATCCTCCTGGCCGCCGCTGGCGGCATCGCGTCGCCGGCCCGGGCGGTGGACTGGAACGGCTGCCAGTCGCCGACGGCGGCCATCTCCATCGCGGCCTGCACGGACATCATCGCGTCGGACGGCCAGAGCCAGAGGGAAAAGGCGGCCGCCTACCGGAACCGGGGTCTCGCCTATGACGGGGAGGGCGATCATGAACGGGCGATCGCCGACTATACCAGCTCGATCCAGCTCAAGCCGGACTTTGCCGACGCCTATAACAGCCGCGGCTACGCCTATAGCGAGAAGGGCGATCTCGACAACGCCATCGCCGACTACACCCAGGCGATCGGCTATAAGCCGGACCTCATCCTGGCGCTCGACAATCGCGGGCTCGCCTATGAGAGCCGGGGGCTGCACGACCTCGCCATCGCCGACTACACCAAGGCGATCGGCTACCAGCCCGGCAACGCCTGGATCTACGATTATCGCGGCACGGCCTATGACAACAAGGGCGCGCATGACCGCGCCATCGCCGACTACACCAAGGCGATCAAGCTCGATCCGAAATTCGCCGTCGCCTATAACGACCGCAGCCTCGTCTACGAGGCCAAAGGCGAGCACGACAAGGCCCTCGCCGACCTGAACATGGCCATCGCCCTCAAGCCCGACTATCACGACGCCTATATGCAGCGCGGCATGATCAGCGTGAACAAAGGCAGTTTCGAGCAGGGCGCCTTCGACTACGGCAAGGCGGCCGAGCTCAGGCCGGCCGATCCCTATCCCTACAAGGGACGGGGCGATGCCTATTACGACATGAAGCTCTACGCGAAGGCGGTCGAGGATTTCAGCAAGGCGCTCGAACTCAAGCCCGATTACGCCTATGCCGCCTATGACCGCGGCCTCGCCTATGCGGCCCTCGGGCTCAAGGACAAGGCCCTCCAGGACATGCGGATGGCGGCGCGGCTGATCCCGGCGGGCGATGCGTTCAATGCCTATGCCCTCACCGAAATCGCCAAGCTCGAGGCTGCGCCGGCCGCCGTGCCGGCTGCACCGGCCCCCGTGCCGCAGGATGGCACCCGCGTCGCGCTGGTCATCGGCAATTCGTCCTATCGCTCCGTCGGCCTCCTGCCCAATCCCGCCAAGGATGCCGAGCTCGTCGGCGCGGCGCTGCGCAATGCCGGCGTCGGCGACGTCACCGTCGTGCACGACCTCGACCATGACGGCATGATCGCCGCGCTCAGGGCCTTTGCCAGGAAGGCGGACCAGGCCGATTGGGCGATGATCTATTATGCCGGCCACGGCATGGAGATGGACGGCAAGAACTACCTGATCCCGGTCGATGCCAGGCTGGAATCCGACCGCGACGTCGCCGACGAGACGGTGTCGCTCGACCGGATGATGAGCGCCATCGAAGGCGCCCACAGGCTGAAGCTCGTGGTCCTCGACGCCTGCCGCAACAATCCCTTCGCCTCGCAGATGAAGATGACGAGTGCCGCCCGCGCGATCGACCGCGGCCTGTCCCGCGTCGAGCCGGCCAGCGCGACCCTGGTGGTCTACGCGGCCAAGGAAGGCACGACGGCGCAGGACGGCAACCGCGGCGACAGCCCCTTCGCCCTCGCTTTCGCCAAGCGCATCGTCGAGCCGGGCGTCGAGATCAACAAGGTGTTCCGCTTCGTGACGCGCGACGTGCTCTCGGACACCGGAAACCAGCAGGAGCCCTTCGTCTACGGCTCGCTGCCGCCCGACGACTTCATCTTCGTGCCGGCGAAGTGA
- a CDS encoding LLM class flavin-dependent oxidoreductase, whose protein sequence is MAQSRQLRLGAFMRPASIHTGAWRYPGAWPDANFNFPRLRRLAQTLERARFDAFFMADHLAVLNMPLEALKRSHTATSFEPFTLLSALAGATEHIGLVATASTTFDEAYHIARRFASLDHISGGRAGWNVVTTSNPDAALNFGLTDHVDHDERYRRAREFYDVVTGLWDSWADDAFIRDVESGIFFDPARMHVLDHKGEHLSVRGPLNIARPVQGWPVIVQAGSSEAGRQLAAETAEAVFTAPATLADGRRFYADVKGRMEKLGRDRDHMKILPACFVVVGDTLEEAKAKRARLDSLVHYDSAIASLSVALGHDASRFDPDGPLPPVPETNQSKSGRERAIQLAEREGLTVRQLAQRLGGYAGLAIVGTPASIADTMEEWLFTEGSDGFNIMFPYLPGGLDDFAEKVVPVLQDRGLFRRDYEGTTLRENLGLPRPANRFF, encoded by the coding sequence ATGGCTCAGTCCCGCCAGCTCAGGCTCGGCGCCTTCATGCGGCCGGCCAGCATCCATACCGGCGCCTGGCGCTATCCGGGCGCCTGGCCCGATGCGAATTTCAATTTTCCGCGCCTGCGCCGGCTCGCCCAGACGCTGGAGCGCGCGCGCTTCGACGCCTTCTTCATGGCGGATCACCTCGCCGTGCTCAACATGCCCCTGGAGGCGCTCAAGCGCAGCCATACCGCGACCTCCTTCGAGCCGTTCACGCTGCTGTCCGCCCTGGCGGGCGCCACCGAGCATATCGGCCTCGTCGCCACCGCCTCGACCACCTTCGACGAGGCCTACCACATCGCCCGGCGCTTCGCCTCGCTCGACCATATCAGCGGTGGGCGCGCCGGCTGGAACGTCGTCACCACCTCCAATCCGGACGCGGCGCTGAATTTCGGCCTCACCGATCACGTCGACCATGACGAGCGCTATCGCCGGGCCCGCGAATTCTACGACGTGGTGACCGGCCTGTGGGACAGCTGGGCCGACGACGCCTTCATCCGCGACGTCGAAAGCGGCATCTTCTTCGATCCAGCCAGGATGCATGTGCTCGATCACAAGGGCGAGCACCTCTCGGTGCGCGGCCCGCTCAACATCGCCCGCCCGGTGCAGGGTTGGCCGGTGATCGTACAGGCCGGCTCGTCCGAAGCCGGGCGCCAGCTCGCGGCCGAGACGGCGGAGGCGGTGTTCACCGCGCCGGCGACGCTGGCGGACGGCCGGCGCTTCTATGCCGACGTCAAGGGGCGGATGGAAAAGCTCGGCCGCGACCGCGACCATATGAAGATCCTGCCGGCCTGTTTCGTCGTGGTCGGCGACACCCTCGAAGAGGCGAAGGCCAAGCGCGCCAGGCTCGACAGCCTCGTCCATTACGACAGCGCCATCGCCTCGCTCTCGGTCGCGCTCGGCCACGACGCCTCCCGCTTCGATCCCGACGGCCCCCTGCCGCCGGTGCCGGAGACCAACCAGAGCAAGAGCGGGCGCGAGCGGGCGATCCAGCTCGCCGAGCGCGAGGGCCTCACGGTGCGCCAGCTCGCCCAGCGCCTCGGCGGCTATGCCGGGCTGGCGATCGTCGGAACGCCGGCCAGCATCGCCGACACCATGGAGGAATGGCTGTTCACCGAGGGGTCCGACGGGTTCAACATCATGTTCCCCTACCTTCCCGGCGGCCTCGACGACTTCGCCGAGAAGGTGGTGCCCGTCCTGCAGGACCGCGGCCTGTTCCGGCGGGACTATGAGGGCACGACCCTGCGCGAGAATCTCGGCCTGCCCCGCCCGGCGAACCGGTTCTTCTGA
- a CDS encoding aldo/keto reductase — MNSPVIRLNDGYEIPQLGFGVWQVPNAGAAAAVTAAIDAGYRLIDTAAAYRNEEGVGDAIAASPVGRDALFITTKLANPDQGYESTLRAFDASMKLLRIEKLDLYLIHWQAVHRGAYLDTWKAFVKLRDEGRIASIGVSNFTVPNLERLRDETGVMPSVNQIELHPRFQQKALRAYHAKAGIATESWSPLGQGSLIDDPQLAAIGRKYGKTAAQVILRWHLDLGLIAIPKSVTPARIVENFDLFDFRLSEEDIAAIDKLDRPDGRIGPDPEVFG, encoded by the coding sequence ATGAACAGCCCTGTCATCCGCCTCAATGACGGCTATGAAATCCCGCAGCTCGGCTTCGGCGTCTGGCAGGTGCCGAATGCCGGCGCGGCCGCCGCCGTGACCGCGGCGATCGATGCCGGCTACCGCCTGATCGACACCGCAGCCGCCTATCGCAACGAAGAGGGCGTGGGCGATGCCATCGCCGCCTCGCCCGTCGGGCGCGACGCGCTTTTCATCACCACCAAGCTGGCCAATCCGGACCAGGGCTACGAGTCCACCCTGCGCGCCTTCGACGCCAGCATGAAGCTGCTCCGCATCGAGAAGCTCGACCTCTACCTCATCCACTGGCAGGCCGTGCACCGCGGCGCCTATCTCGACACCTGGAAGGCGTTCGTCAAGCTGCGGGACGAGGGCCGCATCGCCTCGATCGGCGTCTCCAACTTCACCGTGCCCAATCTCGAACGCCTGCGCGACGAGACCGGCGTGATGCCGAGCGTCAACCAGATCGAGCTCCACCCCCGCTTCCAGCAGAAGGCGCTGCGCGCCTATCACGCCAAGGCCGGCATCGCGACGGAATCCTGGAGCCCGCTCGGCCAGGGCAGCCTGATCGACGACCCGCAGCTCGCCGCCATCGGCCGGAAATACGGCAAGACGGCCGCCCAGGTCATCCTGCGCTGGCATCTCGACCTCGGCCTGATCGCCATTCCGAAGTCGGTCACGCCGGCGCGCATCGTCGAGAACTTCGACCTGTTCGACTTCAGGCTTTCCGAGGAGGACATCGCCGCCATCGACAAGCTCGACCGCCCGGACGGCCGCATCGGCCCCGATCCGGAGGTGTTCGGCTGA
- a CDS encoding aldo/keto reductase, whose protein sequence is MDYVKLGSTGLEVSRICLGCMTYGEPDRGNHTWTLPEEESRPLLRQAIELGINFLDTANVYSDGSSEEIVGRAIRDFSRREDIVLATKVNSRMRPGPNGAGLSRRAILGEIDNSLRRLGTDYVDLYQIHRWDPATPIEETLEALHDVVKAGKARYIGASSMYAWQFSKALYVSRLNGWTEFVSMQNHVNLLHREEEREMLPLCEDQGIGVIPWSPLARGRLTRDWNETTERQQSDRFGEVLYEHGLDSDRRIVEAVAAVAGKRGVPRAQVALAWLLQKSAITAPIVGASKPQHLTDAAAALALWLTADEIAELEAPYVPHPVVGFQ, encoded by the coding sequence ATGGATTACGTCAAGCTCGGGTCGACCGGCCTCGAAGTCTCCCGCATCTGCCTCGGCTGCATGACCTATGGCGAGCCCGACCGCGGCAACCACACCTGGACGCTGCCCGAAGAAGAGAGCCGTCCGCTGCTGCGCCAGGCGATCGAGCTCGGCATCAATTTTCTCGACACCGCGAATGTCTATTCGGACGGTTCCTCCGAGGAGATCGTCGGCCGCGCCATCCGGGATTTCTCCCGGCGCGAGGACATCGTGCTCGCCACCAAGGTCAATTCCCGCATGCGGCCGGGCCCCAACGGCGCCGGCCTGTCGCGCCGCGCCATCCTCGGCGAGATCGACAACAGCCTGCGCCGGCTCGGCACCGACTATGTCGATCTCTACCAGATCCATCGCTGGGATCCGGCGACGCCGATCGAGGAGACGCTCGAGGCGCTGCACGACGTCGTGAAGGCGGGCAAGGCGCGCTATATCGGCGCGTCCTCGATGTATGCCTGGCAGTTCTCGAAGGCCCTCTATGTCTCGCGCCTCAACGGCTGGACGGAATTCGTCAGCATGCAGAACCACGTTAACCTGCTCCATCGCGAGGAGGAGCGCGAGATGCTGCCGCTGTGCGAGGACCAGGGCATCGGCGTGATTCCCTGGAGCCCGCTCGCCCGCGGGCGGCTGACGCGCGACTGGAACGAGACCACGGAACGCCAGCAGAGCGACAGGTTCGGCGAGGTCCTCTACGAGCACGGGCTCGATTCGGACCGCAGGATCGTCGAGGCGGTCGCCGCCGTCGCCGGGAAGCGCGGCGTCCCGCGCGCCCAGGTGGCGCTGGCCTGGCTCCTGCAGAAGAGCGCGATCACCGCGCCGATCGTCGGCGCCTCGAAGCCGCAGCATCTCACCGATGCCGCCGCCGCCCTGGCGCTGTGGCTCACCGCCGACGAGATCGCCGAACTCGAGGCTCCCTATGTCCCGCACCCGGTCGTCGGCTTCCAGTAA
- a CDS encoding class I SAM-dependent methyltransferase: MHLTPSRSFSRRAGLAALAALGLAIGMPAARAQAVDPALEALIKGPQRSPANSVRDKYRHPAELLTFFGVRPDSTVVEILPGSGGYWTEILAPYLKAHGRYIAANGEKASTSEETRKDNAALAAKLTADPADYGRVEVTEFAADKHAIAPPGSADFVLTFRNIHNWMAAGETKEAFAAFYKALKPGGILGVEEHRGRPDQPQDPLAKSGYVRQDVAVGFAEAAGFRLVGSSEVNANPKDTKDYPAGVWTLPPTYRLKDKDHARYEAIGESDRFVLKFQKPAG, translated from the coding sequence ATGCATTTGACGCCATCGCGGTCGTTTTCCCGCCGTGCCGGCCTGGCGGCCCTCGCCGCCCTCGGCCTTGCCATCGGCATGCCGGCCGCCCGGGCCCAGGCCGTCGATCCGGCGCTCGAGGCCCTGATCAAGGGACCGCAGCGCTCGCCGGCCAACAGCGTACGCGACAAATACCGCCATCCCGCCGAGCTGCTGACCTTCTTCGGCGTCCGGCCCGACAGCACCGTCGTCGAGATCCTGCCCGGCAGCGGCGGCTATTGGACCGAGATCCTGGCACCCTATCTGAAGGCCCATGGCCGCTACATCGCCGCCAATGGCGAGAAAGCCTCGACGTCCGAAGAAACCCGCAAGGACAATGCCGCGCTGGCCGCCAAGCTCACGGCCGATCCCGCCGATTACGGCAGGGTCGAGGTCACCGAATTCGCCGCCGACAAGCACGCCATCGCCCCGCCCGGCAGTGCCGACTTCGTGCTGACCTTCCGCAACATCCACAACTGGATGGCCGCCGGCGAGACGAAGGAGGCCTTCGCCGCCTTCTACAAGGCCCTCAAGCCCGGCGGCATCCTCGGCGTCGAGGAGCATCGCGGCAGGCCCGACCAGCCGCAGGACCCGCTCGCCAAGTCCGGCTATGTGCGCCAGGACGTGGCGGTCGGCTTCGCCGAGGCCGCGGGGTTCAGGCTCGTCGGCAGTTCCGAGGTCAATGCCAACCCCAAGGACACCAAGGACTATCCGGCCGGCGTGTGGACCCTGCCGCCGACCTATCGGTTGAAGGACAAGGACCACGCGCGATACGAGGCGATCGGCGAAAGCGACCGTTTCGTGCTGAAGTTCCAGAAGCCGGCTGGCTGA
- a CDS encoding ROK family protein, whose product MRRRALGIDLGGTQVRAALVDADGAVLRRASARTDVGGGPPAILAQFARLMAEIGADTATLAGVGVCAPGPLDSATGTFIHVPTLPRWEGFALRDRLAADLGLPVVVEGDAIAAAYGEWRFGAGRGLDHLLYITVSTGIGGGVVSDGRLLHGRRGMAAHVGHFRMATDGPRCACGAVGCFEAFAAGTALDRRARQAVLDHPDSLLASMAATDPAHAGHVVEAARQGDAVALRLLDQEAAYLGEGITSLIHLYSPERVIIGGGVSNGLDLMQARIHRVIEETAMPSFRDVRVVRAGLGDNAGLVGAAALILFDERRRAQA is encoded by the coding sequence ATGCGGCGGCGCGCCCTCGGCATCGATCTCGGCGGCACGCAGGTGCGGGCCGCGCTCGTCGACGCGGACGGCGCCGTGCTCAGGCGCGCTTCGGCCCGCACCGATGTCGGCGGCGGGCCCCCCGCCATCCTCGCCCAGTTCGCCCGGCTGATGGCCGAGATCGGCGCCGATACCGCGACGCTCGCCGGGGTCGGCGTCTGCGCGCCCGGCCCGCTCGACAGCGCCACCGGCACCTTCATCCACGTGCCGACTTTGCCGCGCTGGGAAGGCTTTGCGCTGCGCGACCGCCTGGCCGCCGATCTCGGCCTGCCGGTCGTGGTCGAGGGCGACGCCATCGCCGCCGCCTATGGCGAATGGCGCTTCGGTGCTGGCAGGGGGCTCGACCACCTGCTCTACATCACCGTCTCCACCGGCATCGGCGGCGGCGTCGTCTCGGATGGGCGTCTCCTGCATGGACGGCGCGGCATGGCGGCCCATGTCGGCCATTTCCGCATGGCGACGGACGGCCCGCGCTGCGCCTGCGGCGCCGTCGGCTGCTTCGAAGCCTTCGCGGCGGGCACGGCGCTCGACCGGCGGGCGCGCCAGGCCGTCCTCGACCATCCGGACAGCCTGCTCGCATCCATGGCGGCGACGGACCCCGCCCATGCCGGCCATGTCGTCGAAGCGGCGCGGCAAGGCGACGCCGTGGCCCTGCGCCTGCTCGACCAGGAGGCGGCCTATCTCGGCGAGGGCATCACCAGCCTGATCCATCTCTACAGCCCCGAGCGCGTGATCATCGGCGGCGGCGTCTCCAACGGCCTCGATCTCATGCAGGCGCGCATCCACAGGGTGATCGAAGAAACCGCCATGCCCTCGTTCCGCGACGTCCGCGTGGTCAGGGCCGGGCTCGGCGACAATGCCGGGCTCGTCGGCGCGGCGGCGCTCATCCTGTTCGACGAACGACGCCGGGCGCAGGCGTGA
- a CDS encoding ribulose-phosphate 3-epimerase, translating into MKPPSGWLDTLPADRLLAEFSLWSADLGRLADDIARVEPHVDIFHIDVADGHFSPSMLYFPDLVAAVRRQTAKPLHVHLMTADAILIDQIGQFAEAGADLISLHAENANADEALGAIERLGLAAGMVLQLHTPVAAAAPFLDRLAMLTLLGTRMGIKGVGLDDSATARLREARRLLAGQAPRRIVLAADGGIRENTVPDLRRAGAETIVMGSLAFGAPDLAARMAWVHGLEREA; encoded by the coding sequence ATGAAGCCCCCTTCCGGCTGGCTGGACACCCTGCCCGCCGACCGCCTCCTCGCCGAATTCTCGCTGTGGTCGGCCGATCTCGGCCGTCTGGCCGACGACATCGCCCGCGTCGAGCCGCATGTCGACATCTTCCACATCGACGTGGCGGACGGGCATTTCTCGCCATCCATGCTGTATTTCCCCGATCTCGTCGCCGCGGTGCGCAGGCAGACTGCCAAGCCGCTGCATGTCCACCTGATGACGGCCGACGCCATCCTCATCGACCAGATCGGACAGTTCGCCGAGGCGGGCGCCGACTTGATCAGCCTCCATGCCGAGAACGCCAATGCCGACGAGGCGCTCGGCGCCATCGAGCGCCTGGGCCTCGCCGCCGGCATGGTGCTGCAGCTGCACACGCCGGTCGCCGCCGCGGCGCCCTTCCTCGACCGCCTCGCCATGCTGACGCTGCTCGGCACCAGGATGGGCATCAAGGGCGTCGGCCTCGACGACAGCGCGACGGCGCGCCTGCGCGAAGCCCGGCGCCTGCTCGCCGGGCAGGCGCCGCGCCGCATCGTCCTCGCCGCAGACGGCGGCATTCGCGAGAATACCGTGCCCGACCTGCGCCGCGCCGGTGCCGAGACCATCGTCATGGGCTCGCTCGCCTTCGGCGCGCCGGACCTCGCCGCTCGCATGGCCTGGGTGCACGGGCTGGAACGGGAGGCCTGA
- a CDS encoding alpha/beta fold hydrolase produces the protein MPMVFQHGLCGDAAQPAEVFPFDLPGRCLTLECRGHGASEPGDDAGFSIAAFAEDIAAWIETLGLAPLAIGGISMGAAIALRLAVTRPDLVRALVLARPAWVTEAAPANMAPNAVVGDLLARFPADEARRRFEALDLVRDLEAQAPDNLASLRGFFARSPQPVTAALLSRISRDGPGVTRAAVAALAVPTLVIGHARDAVHPLSHAEALAALIPAARLVRITPKAESRELYRRDFSAALAQFLLETAP, from the coding sequence ATGCCCATGGTCTTCCAGCACGGGCTGTGCGGCGACGCGGCCCAGCCCGCCGAGGTCTTCCCCTTCGACCTGCCCGGCCGCTGCCTGACGCTCGAATGCCGCGGCCACGGCGCCTCCGAGCCGGGGGATGACGCCGGCTTCTCGATCGCCGCCTTCGCCGAGGACATCGCCGCCTGGATCGAGACGCTCGGCCTCGCCCCGCTCGCCATCGGCGGCATTTCGATGGGCGCGGCGATCGCCCTGCGCCTCGCCGTGACCCGGCCCGACCTCGTCCGCGCGCTGGTGCTCGCCCGGCCGGCCTGGGTCACCGAGGCCGCGCCCGCCAACATGGCGCCCAACGCCGTCGTCGGCGACCTGCTGGCCCGTTTTCCCGCCGACGAGGCACGGCGCCGCTTCGAGGCCCTCGACCTCGTCCGCGACCTCGAAGCGCAGGCGCCCGACAATCTCGCTTCCCTGCGCGGCTTCTTCGCACGCTCCCCGCAGCCGGTGACCGCCGCCCTGCTCTCGCGCATATCGCGGGACGGCCCGGGCGTGACGCGCGCGGCGGTCGCCGCCCTCGCCGTGCCGACGCTGGTGATCGGCCATGCCAGGGACGCCGTCCATCCGCTGAGCCATGCCGAAGCCCTGGCGGCACTCATTCCCGCCGCCAGGCTCGTCCGCATCACGCCCAAGGCCGAGAGCCGCGAGCTCTATCGCCGGGATTTCAGCGCCGCCCTCGCCCAGTTCCTTTTGGAGACCGCCCCATGA
- a CDS encoding sugar phosphate isomerase/epimerase family protein gives MQLGIFAKTFSGTMPDAVMNAARLAGYQAVQYNMACSGLASMPSAIPDQAADAVRAAAIEHGIAVVAVSATYNMIHPDPAVRARGHESLRVIAGSAHRMGTRLLTLCTGTRDPDDQWRAHPDNEAPQAWGDLLDAMTVAVAVADEHDVDLGIEPELANVVNSAAKARSLIDEVNSPRLKIVLDPANLFESEPLDAQRRIVAAGIALLADRIALAHAKDRDARGRFATAGTGVLDYDHYLKCLAHAGFDGPLVTHGLAAGEASDVARFLQQQIAGLPA, from the coding sequence ATGCAGCTCGGCATCTTCGCCAAGACCTTCAGCGGGACCATGCCGGATGCGGTGATGAACGCCGCCCGGCTCGCCGGCTACCAGGCCGTGCAGTACAACATGGCGTGCTCGGGCCTCGCCTCCATGCCGTCGGCGATTCCCGACCAGGCTGCCGATGCGGTGCGGGCCGCCGCCATCGAGCACGGCATCGCCGTCGTCGCGGTCTCCGCGACCTACAACATGATCCATCCCGACCCGGCCGTCCGCGCGCGGGGACACGAATCGCTCCGGGTGATCGCCGGCTCGGCCCATCGGATGGGCACGCGCCTCCTCACGCTGTGCACCGGCACGCGCGATCCCGACGATCAGTGGCGCGCCCATCCCGACAACGAGGCGCCGCAGGCCTGGGGCGACCTGCTCGACGCCATGACGGTCGCCGTCGCCGTGGCGGACGAGCACGACGTCGATCTCGGCATCGAGCCGGAACTCGCCAATGTCGTGAATTCCGCCGCCAAGGCCCGCAGCCTGATCGACGAGGTCAACAGTCCGCGGCTCAAAATCGTGCTCGACCCTGCCAATCTGTTCGAATCCGAGCCGCTGGACGCCCAGCGCCGCATCGTCGCCGCCGGCATCGCTTTGCTGGCCGACCGCATCGCCCTCGCCCATGCCAAGGACCGCGACGCGCGGGGGCGCTTCGCCACCGCCGGCACCGGCGTGCTCGATTACGACCACTACCTCAAATGCCTCGCCCATGCCGGCTTCGACGGCCCGCTGGTGACGCATGGGCTTGCCGCCGGCGAGGCCTCCGACGTCGCCCGCTTCCTGCAGCAGCAGATCGCCGGGCTTCCCGCGTGA